The proteins below come from a single candidate division WOR-3 bacterium genomic window:
- a CDS encoding PPC domain-containing DNA-binding protein, whose amino-acid sequence MEYLKLKDEYILKLQADEEIIDTIKQFAIAKKIKSGFLWGIGTAKEITLGYYDVKEKLYKKRLFIEDHEISSLIGNISYIGTDPIIHIHIVISPENFVSYSGHLFSAKVSATCEIMIKTYSKKIMRIPENQIGLNLLHLRPTRYQKPK is encoded by the coding sequence ATGGAGTATTTGAAATTAAAAGATGAATATATTTTAAAACTACAAGCCGACGAAGAAATCATTGATACTATTAAACAGTTTGCAATCGCAAAAAAAATTAAGAGTGGATTTTTGTGGGGTATTGGGACTGCTAAAGAAATTACTCTAGGCTATTATGATGTTAAAGAAAAATTGTATAAAAAACGATTGTTTATTGAAGATCACGAAATTAGCTCACTTATTGGTAATATCTCTTATATAGGCACTGATCCGATAATTCATATTCACATAGTAATTTCTCCGGAAAATTTTGTTAGTTATAGTGGACATCTTTTTTCAGCAAAGGTTTCGGCAACATGTGAAATCATGATTAAAACATACAGCAAAAAAATTATGCGAATTCCTGAAAATCAAATTGGACTTAATCTTTTACATCTTCGGCCCACTCGTTACCAAAAACCTAAATAA
- a CDS encoding Ni/Fe hydrogenase subunit alpha, which translates to MKEPKVKHQEIRIPQVARVEGHGNILVEIQKDKVKNVKLNIPEGPRLFETLVIGKTPAEATSIVPRICAICSVSHRYAAIRAFERALGYKVTKETHLLRTLMHYGEMIESHALHAFVLALPDFLNYPSAIAMTDRFAPQVLKALKLKKFGNHIMEITTARYTHGENPTVGGFGKTPTVSELMEIKSEAEKLVPDAEELIELMRTLEYPTAMEDGMVFMCLKPPTDKYGFVGDKVLISTGEEAPIERYLELTNERIVDHSTAKRCRYKERPYVVGAIARINLLGERLRGKAGDAFRRCYSLSWIRNPLYNNLAQAIEILFVLEDIPEIIDELVTHKETLSIKTKIQKPPTLTGKNVGAVEAPRGTLYHYYEITRGLVTGANLVIPTTQNLDAIENHLRIAATNLLNTLQSRPIGKLSAEERIEIERILEMVVRAYDPCISCSVHLVDLSCS; encoded by the coding sequence ATGAAAGAACCAAAAGTAAAACACCAGGAAATTAGAATACCCCAAGTTGCTCGAGTTGAAGGACACGGTAATATTTTAGTGGAAATACAAAAAGATAAAGTAAAAAATGTTAAGTTAAATATCCCTGAAGGGCCAAGACTATTTGAAACTCTAGTTATTGGTAAAACCCCAGCCGAGGCTACAAGTATCGTTCCAAGAATCTGTGCAATATGTTCAGTATCCCACCGCTACGCCGCAATTCGTGCTTTTGAACGAGCCTTAGGCTATAAAGTTACTAAAGAAACTCATCTCTTGAGAACATTAATGCATTACGGTGAAATGATTGAAAGTCATGCTCTACACGCTTTTGTTCTGGCCCTACCGGATTTTCTTAATTACCCATCGGCAATTGCCATGACTGATCGTTTTGCTCCGCAGGTACTTAAAGCCCTAAAACTAAAAAAATTCGGTAACCATATAATGGAAATTACTACAGCTCGTTATACCCACGGCGAAAATCCAACAGTAGGCGGTTTTGGCAAAACCCCGACAGTCTCAGAACTAATGGAAATTAAGTCAGAAGCAGAAAAATTAGTCCCTGATGCCGAAGAACTTATAGAACTCATGCGCACTTTGGAATATCCAACTGCCATGGAAGACGGTATGGTTTTTATGTGCCTGAAACCCCCAACGGATAAGTATGGTTTTGTGGGCGATAAGGTTCTTATCTCAACTGGTGAAGAGGCCCCTATTGAGCGCTACTTAGAATTAACCAATGAGCGGATAGTTGACCACTCAACTGCCAAACGGTGTCGCTACAAAGAACGACCTTATGTGGTAGGTGCAATCGCTCGAATCAATCTATTAGGTGAAAGGTTACGCGGAAAAGCCGGCGATGCATTTCGCCGTTGCTATAGTTTAAGCTGGATAAGGAATCCTTTATACAATAATTTAGCCCAGGCAATTGAAATCCTTTTCGTCCTAGAAGATATTCCGGAAATTATTGATGAATTAGTAACCCACAAAGAAACATTATCTATCAAGACCAAAATTCAAAAACCGCCAACACTAACTGGCAAAAATGTTGGTGCCGTTGAAGCACCCCGAGGCACACTTTATCATTATTACGAAATCACCCGTGGACTAGTAACCGGGGCTAATTTAGTAATTCCGACAACTCAAAATTTAGATGCGATTGAAAATCATTTGCGCATCGCAGCAACAAATTTATTGAATACTCTGCAAAGCAGACCAATTGGGAAGTTGAGTGCTGAGGAAAGAATTGAAATTGAAAGAATCCTGGAAATGGTAGTTCGGGCATATGATCCTTGCATTTCCTGTTCGGTCCATTTAGTGGATTTATCTTGTTCTTAA
- the uvrB gene encoding excinuclease ABC subunit UvrB — MFKLKASYKPAGDQPQAIKALVEGIKKGKKFQTLLGVTGSGKTFTIANVIAQVNKPTIVISHNKTLAAQLYGEFKQFFPENAVEFFISYYDYYQPEAYVPEIDLYIEKDAAINEEIEQLRLRATASLLERRDVIIVASVSCIYNLGEPEEYKNQIFPLEVSKNHQRDEIIEKLVYLQYTRNDLELKRACFRVRGDIIEFHPSHCDYGVRLEFYGNELERITTFDLITNRVLEQREKIVIYPAKYFVTSPSNIERAIKSIEAELANRLAELKAENKLLEMQRLKTRTLFDIEMLKEFGYCPGIENYSRHLSGRPPGVRPYCLLDYFPKDYLMVIDESHQTIPQIIGMYNGDRSRKEVLVEYGFRLPSALDNRPLKFEEFYSLINQCIFTSATPTEYEIRLSGNEVVEQIVRPTGLVDPEMIVRPTKNQIDDLINEIRICISRKERVLVTTLTKRMAEDLAEYLTEIGFKVKYLHSEIDAIERVEILRGLRLGEFDVLVGINLLREGLDLPEVALVAILDADKEGFLRDERSLIQIAGRAARNVSGRVILYVDNITKSVRNALQETARRRNKQLEYNKKHNIIPQTVRKSIDQVIKTTIVADTKSQTTALEFPNNIKELTTSQKIALLKELTNEMKKAAEALEFEHAAEIRDQIRRLRQEIADSEILKNHIKVKNTLPKQKPN, encoded by the coding sequence ATGTTTAAATTAAAAGCCTCGTATAAACCGGCGGGTGACCAACCTCAAGCTATTAAGGCATTGGTCGAAGGAATTAAGAAAGGAAAAAAATTCCAAACCTTACTAGGAGTCACTGGCTCGGGTAAGACATTCACAATTGCTAATGTCATAGCCCAAGTAAACAAACCGACAATTGTAATCTCCCATAACAAAACATTAGCGGCACAACTGTACGGTGAATTTAAACAATTTTTTCCGGAAAACGCTGTAGAGTTTTTTATTTCATATTACGATTACTACCAACCCGAAGCCTATGTACCTGAAATTGATTTATATATCGAAAAGGATGCAGCCATTAACGAAGAAATTGAACAATTAAGACTACGAGCTACAGCTAGTCTATTAGAACGTAGAGATGTAATAATTGTTGCCTCAGTGTCATGTATATATAATCTCGGCGAACCAGAGGAATATAAAAATCAAATATTCCCACTTGAAGTTAGTAAAAACCATCAACGTGACGAAATAATTGAAAAGTTGGTATACCTTCAATATACCCGTAATGACTTAGAACTAAAACGTGCCTGTTTTCGAGTTCGAGGCGATATTATCGAATTCCATCCCTCACATTGTGATTATGGAGTTAGGCTGGAATTTTACGGTAACGAACTAGAAAGAATTACAACTTTTGACTTAATAACTAACCGCGTTCTTGAACAACGAGAAAAGATAGTAATCTATCCGGCAAAATATTTTGTTACATCCCCATCCAATATCGAGCGAGCTATTAAAAGTATCGAGGCAGAATTAGCTAATCGATTAGCAGAACTTAAAGCAGAAAACAAACTTCTCGAAATGCAACGATTAAAAACTAGAACATTGTTTGATATCGAAATGCTTAAGGAGTTTGGTTATTGCCCAGGAATCGAAAATTACTCACGGCACCTTTCAGGTCGTCCTCCGGGGGTTCGGCCTTATTGTCTGTTGGATTACTTCCCAAAAGATTATTTGATGGTTATTGATGAATCCCACCAAACAATACCGCAAATTATTGGAATGTACAATGGTGATCGCTCACGAAAGGAAGTGCTTGTTGAATACGGGTTCCGGCTTCCGTCGGCATTAGACAATAGGCCATTAAAATTTGAAGAATTTTATTCCTTAATAAACCAATGTATCTTCACCTCAGCTACCCCAACCGAATATGAAATTCGGCTTAGCGGCAACGAGGTTGTCGAGCAAATTGTCCGTCCCACGGGATTAGTTGATCCGGAAATGATTGTACGGCCTACTAAAAATCAAATCGATGATTTAATTAACGAGATTAGAATTTGCATTAGTCGAAAAGAACGAGTTCTTGTTACTACGCTTACAAAGCGAATGGCTGAGGATTTAGCTGAGTACCTCACAGAAATCGGATTTAAAGTCAAATACTTACACTCAGAAATTGATGCCATCGAGCGAGTAGAAATTCTTCGTGGACTTCGCCTAGGGGAATTCGATGTCTTGGTGGGTATTAATCTTTTACGCGAAGGATTGGACTTACCGGAAGTAGCTTTGGTTGCTATTTTAGATGCAGATAAAGAGGGATTTTTGCGCGACGAAAGAAGTTTAATTCAAATTGCTGGTCGTGCCGCCCGAAATGTCTCTGGTCGAGTCATCCTCTACGTAGATAATATAACGAAATCTGTTAGAAATGCTCTACAGGAAACGGCTCGTCGTCGAAATAAACAGCTGGAGTACAATAAAAAACATAATATTATTCCCCAGACCGTCCGAAAATCGATCGACCAAGTAATCAAAACTACCATTGTTGCCGATACAAAATCACAAACTACCGCTTTAGAATTTCCTAACAACATAAAAGAACTAACGACATCACAAAAAATAGCGCTTTTAAAAGAATTAACAAATGAAATGAAAAAAGCTGCAGAAGCATTAGAATTTGAACACGCAGCAGAAATCCGAGACCAGATAAGACGACTACGTCAAGAAATTGCCGACAGTGAAATACTAAAAAACCATATAAAAGTTAAAAATACCCTACCGAAACAAAAACCCAATTAG
- the mraZ gene encoding division/cell wall cluster transcriptional repressor MraZ has translation MVNNRFRGYYRHAVDDKGRVAIPAPFRANLSRKTKDHLVLNKGRDNTIEVHPLVEWEKFEDSIALKLSRFHSDPLRIRRLLEQNVVTVKIDSQGRILIPQHFKDYAQIKNEAVIAGVGNYFEIWNPENFENYMQDAQSRFYSDLENIDKYLELSKKLKTDESGQ, from the coding sequence ATGGTGAATAATCGTTTTCGTGGTTATTACCGGCACGCGGTTGACGACAAAGGTAGGGTAGCAATCCCTGCGCCTTTCCGGGCCAATCTAAGTAGAAAAACAAAAGATCACTTGGTATTAAATAAGGGGCGTGATAATACAATAGAAGTTCATCCGCTTGTTGAATGGGAAAAATTTGAAGACTCAATTGCATTAAAACTATCTCGATTTCATTCTGACCCACTACGAATAAGAAGATTATTAGAACAAAACGTCGTAACAGTAAAAATAGACTCCCAGGGACGAATTCTTATCCCCCAGCACTTTAAAGATTATGCTCAAATAAAAAACGAGGCAGTGATTGCTGGGGTAGGTAATTATTTTGAAATTTGGAATCCGGAAAATTTTGAAAATTACATGCAAGACGCCCAATCGCGCTTTTACTCCGATCTAGAAAACATCGACAAATATTTAGAATTAAGTAAAAAATTAAAAACAGACGAAAGTGGTCAATAG
- a CDS encoding prolyl oligopeptidase family serine peptidase produces the protein MKRLIFMVILGLVSCSIAQLFVVDNDSDCFYIPKTVLKSQNRVPALLYLHCQGAVKAHIDSIKFIADSVNWIIFSCHKSRNHRNLLENDQDIITCYKKALAKYPVDSNCVFIYGFSGQGVQALATLFLHPEFFRGVISECAHAQALVFADWPRLKNKLIYLSSRTNDWNLKYNYYMDSIFRIRKIKNTLVIRHGEHTPGSPCDIYGAIKWLIKNCR, from the coding sequence GTGAAACGGTTAATTTTTATGGTAATATTGGGTCTTGTATCTTGTAGTATAGCACAACTTTTTGTTGTTGATAACGACAGTGACTGTTTCTATATACCTAAAACGGTTTTGAAATCTCAGAATCGCGTACCAGCATTATTATATCTTCACTGCCAAGGTGCCGTAAAAGCACACATCGACTCTATTAAATTTATTGCTGATAGTGTAAATTGGATAATTTTTTCTTGTCATAAGAGTCGAAATCATCGTAACCTCTTGGAAAACGATCAAGATATTATTACTTGCTATAAAAAAGCATTAGCCAAATATCCCGTTGATAGCAACTGCGTATTTATTTACGGTTTTTCGGGCCAAGGAGTGCAGGCATTGGCCACATTATTCCTTCATCCTGAATTTTTCAGAGGTGTAATATCTGAGTGTGCCCATGCCCAAGCTTTAGTATTTGCTGACTGGCCGCGGCTAAAAAATAAACTAATATATCTTTCCTCTCGAACAAATGACTGGAATCTTAAATATAACTATTATATGGATAGTATTTTCCGAATCCGAAAAATAAAAAACACCTTAGTCATAAGACATGGCGAACATACCCCGGGTAGTCCATGTGATATATATGGCGCAATAAAATGGTTAATTAAAAATTGTCGTTGA
- a CDS encoding NADH:ubiquinone oxidoreductase, with the protein MSKLKVAFYNLSGCSGCLLSIINCEDSLLDIFNAANVVSFLMAQSNNREEEQDLAFLDGSVTTDEQEEFLLHLRPRTKKVVALGTCACYGGVQAMENAKGTFERRFEKVYGKTPFTIVKAFESKPVDAVIPVDYYIPGCPIDGDLFLYNYARLLKELPVDMPKTPVCRECKWQENECLLLKNQLCLGPVTAGGCKARCPSHNLPCIGCFGPADEANLTSEFNLLKEKGYNFAEIERKLRLFGGTKFINSFRELWKSPAAKNQKTQLRKG; encoded by the coding sequence ATGTCAAAGCTTAAAGTAGCATTTTATAATCTGTCCGGATGTTCCGGATGTTTATTAAGTATTATTAATTGTGAGGACTCTTTGCTTGATATCTTTAATGCCGCCAATGTTGTTTCGTTTCTAATGGCCCAGAGTAATAACCGGGAAGAAGAACAAGATCTAGCCTTTTTAGATGGTTCAGTAACTACCGACGAACAAGAAGAATTTTTATTACACCTCCGGCCTAGAACTAAAAAAGTAGTCGCCCTGGGCACCTGCGCATGTTATGGCGGAGTCCAGGCTATGGAAAATGCAAAAGGAACATTTGAACGTCGATTTGAAAAGGTTTATGGCAAGACCCCGTTCACGATCGTTAAGGCCTTTGAGTCTAAACCAGTTGATGCTGTAATCCCGGTTGATTATTATATACCCGGTTGTCCAATCGACGGTGATTTGTTTCTTTATAATTATGCTCGATTACTTAAAGAACTACCCGTAGATATGCCGAAAACTCCAGTTTGCCGGGAATGTAAATGGCAAGAAAACGAGTGTTTGCTACTAAAAAACCAATTGTGTTTAGGTCCAGTGACAGCTGGTGGCTGCAAGGCACGCTGTCCATCTCACAATTTACCCTGCATTGGTTGTTTCGGGCCGGCCGACGAAGCCAATTTAACATCAGAGTTTAACCTTCTGAAAGAAAAAGGTTATAATTTTGCAGAAATTGAGCGGAAACTACGACTTTTTGGAGGCACAAAATTTATTAATAGTTTTCGGGAACTTTGGAAGTCACCAGCTGCGAAAAATCAGAAAACTCAATTAAGAAAGGGCTAA